A window of the Halobacterium hubeiense genome harbors these coding sequences:
- a CDS encoding COG1361 family protein — protein MSAVTRSAATIVAALVVLSLVTAAPVTAQTADETASVTIGQINVEPANPTTDSRTVLTPTITNSETATGSAKLTEVSIRSGSVLNTADNLGRLGAGDSTEVPLAHTFDTPGERRITVSARGTNPDGSVFVVQKSVYLTVDDRSTDVDISARAQSVNGSTGVAATLTQYGTVPVESGEIQLRSQGETVDRAPLSNVSGSQSQTVTFDGDTIPAGELTVRAQYTLTDEYQSRSTATTLQYNPQRAADMALTAIETTARGTTYTISGDASNLGGADANAVLIDVAAAEGLSANGGYFVGTVETSEFATFDLTVTADSPVETVPVRVNYSADGEQFSETVTVDVSDTNAGLTVDRDPRPQSGGSPLGGLPVTALAVGVLVLVGIGIVAYRWRRS, from the coding sequence CGTCACCGCCCAAACGGCGGACGAGACTGCCTCCGTCACCATCGGCCAAATCAATGTCGAGCCGGCCAACCCCACGACCGACTCGCGAACCGTGCTCACGCCCACGATCACGAACTCCGAGACGGCGACCGGCAGCGCGAAGCTCACGGAAGTGAGCATTCGCAGCGGCTCGGTCCTCAACACCGCGGACAACCTCGGCCGACTCGGCGCCGGGGATTCGACCGAAGTCCCGCTCGCTCACACCTTCGACACGCCCGGCGAGCGCCGCATCACCGTCTCCGCGCGTGGCACCAACCCCGACGGCAGCGTCTTTGTCGTCCAGAAATCCGTCTATCTCACCGTCGACGACCGTTCAACGGATGTCGACATCTCCGCGCGCGCCCAATCCGTGAACGGCTCGACGGGCGTCGCTGCGACGCTCACGCAGTACGGCACCGTCCCCGTCGAATCCGGCGAGATCCAGCTCCGATCACAGGGCGAGACCGTCGACCGCGCCCCTCTCTCGAACGTCTCCGGCAGCCAATCACAGACCGTCACGTTCGACGGCGACACCATCCCCGCGGGCGAACTCACCGTCCGCGCCCAGTACACGCTCACCGACGAATACCAGAGCCGAAGCACGGCGACGACGCTCCAGTACAACCCACAGCGTGCCGCCGACATGGCGCTGACCGCCATCGAAACCACCGCCCGAGGAACGACGTACACGATCAGCGGTGATGCGTCGAACCTCGGCGGCGCCGACGCCAACGCCGTGCTCATCGACGTTGCCGCGGCTGAGGGGCTCTCTGCGAACGGCGGTTACTTTGTCGGCACCGTCGAAACCAGCGAGTTCGCTACCTTCGACCTCACCGTCACCGCCGACTCCCCAGTTGAGACGGTGCCCGTCCGCGTCAACTACTCGGCCGACGGCGAGCAGTTCTCCGAAACCGTCACCGTCGACGTGAGCGACACGAATGCGGGCCTAACTGTCGACCGCGATCCCCGCCCACAGTCCGGCGGCTCGCCACTCGGCGGCCTCCCGGTGACCGCACTCGCGGTCGGCGTCCTCGTTCTGGTCGGCATTGGAATCGTTGCCTACCGCTGGCGTCGCTCATGA
- a CDS encoding ABC transporter ATP-binding protein, with amino-acid sequence MSIIELDDVVKRYESGAETVEALKGVDFHADRGEMVTIVGPSGSGKSTMLNMIGLLDSPTEGTVSLDGRNVTDLTEDERTEERRSKLGFVFQSFHLLPMLTAVENVELPSMWDTTVDRHDRAIDLLERVGLGDRLQHTPKQLSGGQQQRVAIARALINKPDILLADEPTGNLDQETGGTILEEMQRLKDEENIAVVSITHDEQLEQFSDRVVRLVDGVVRS; translated from the coding sequence ATGAGCATCATCGAACTCGACGACGTGGTGAAACGCTACGAGAGCGGTGCTGAGACCGTCGAAGCGCTAAAAGGCGTGGATTTCCACGCCGACCGTGGCGAGATGGTCACGATCGTCGGCCCCTCCGGCTCCGGCAAGAGCACGATGCTCAACATGATCGGGCTGCTCGACTCTCCCACCGAAGGGACCGTCTCCCTCGACGGCCGGAACGTGACCGACCTCACGGAAGACGAGCGCACTGAAGAGCGCCGCTCCAAGCTCGGCTTCGTCTTCCAGTCATTTCACCTGCTGCCGATGCTGACCGCCGTCGAGAACGTCGAACTCCCGTCGATGTGGGACACCACCGTTGACCGCCACGACCGCGCCATCGACCTCCTTGAGCGGGTCGGCCTTGGCGACCGCCTCCAACACACCCCCAAACAGCTCTCGGGCGGCCAGCAACAACGCGTCGCTATCGCCCGCGCACTCATCAACAAACCCGATATTTTGTTGGCTGACGAACCAACCGGGAATCTCGACCAGGAGACTGGCGGCACGATTCTCGAGGAGATGCAGCGGCTCAAAGACGAGGAGAACATCGCCGTCGTCTCGATCACCCACGACGAACAGCTCGAACAGTTCTCCGACCGCGTCGTCCGCCTCGTTGACGGGGTGGTCCGCTCGTGA
- a CDS encoding ABC transporter permease: protein MAWRNLGRNRVRTALAALGIVIGVMSIASLGMAGVAINQQATAQLGTIANEVTITPGEDNPDDGVTQEQLEEIEALVTDAAVVEQKTNNTDVSARGQDARVSVTGVTEADELYTVSAGEAPPRLQSGALLSNTTAQELGLELGDPVEYDGQLYRIRGLLESENSFGAGGGGELVLPLSALSEQDHYDSVTIITAGSDDTAAIADRIDAAFNSYGRTEDVQLSIFTSADIQSGISGFMNTLELALLGIGSISLIVASVAILNVMLMSTVERRGEIGVLRAVGIRRGEVLRMILTEAAFLGTLGGLVGALASLAIGFLMFGALTGDPMGVLAWASARYLVYGFAFAVGASVLSGLYPAWKAANESPVEALRG from the coding sequence ATGGCGTGGCGGAATCTCGGCCGCAACCGCGTCCGCACTGCACTCGCGGCACTCGGCATCGTCATCGGCGTGATGTCGATCGCGTCGCTCGGCATGGCCGGCGTCGCCATCAACCAGCAGGCGACCGCCCAGCTCGGCACTATCGCCAACGAGGTGACGATTACGCCCGGCGAAGACAACCCCGACGACGGCGTCACACAGGAACAACTCGAGGAGATCGAGGCGCTCGTCACGGACGCAGCCGTTGTCGAGCAGAAAACCAACAATACGGACGTTTCCGCCCGTGGCCAAGACGCCCGCGTCAGCGTTACGGGCGTTACCGAAGCCGACGAACTCTACACCGTCTCGGCTGGTGAGGCGCCACCGCGACTGCAGTCCGGAGCGTTACTCTCGAATACGACGGCCCAGGAACTCGGGCTTGAACTCGGTGACCCGGTCGAATACGACGGCCAACTCTACCGCATTCGAGGATTACTCGAGTCCGAGAACAGCTTCGGAGCGGGTGGTGGTGGCGAGCTGGTGTTGCCGCTGTCAGCGCTCTCGGAGCAAGACCACTATGATTCGGTGACCATTATCACCGCGGGGAGCGACGACACGGCGGCGATCGCTGACCGGATCGACGCCGCGTTCAACAGCTACGGCCGCACCGAGGACGTGCAGTTGAGCATCTTCACCAGCGCCGACATCCAGAGCGGCATCAGCGGGTTCATGAACACCCTCGAGTTGGCGCTGCTCGGAATTGGGTCGATCTCGCTCATCGTCGCTAGCGTCGCCATCCTGAACGTCATGCTGATGAGTACGGTCGAACGCCGCGGGGAGATCGGCGTGCTGCGCGCCGTCGGCATCCGGCGCGGTGAGGTACTGCGCATGATTCTCACGGAGGCGGCGTTCCTCGGGACGCTTGGCGGCCTGGTCGGCGCGCTCGCGTCGCTGGCGATCGGCTTTCTCATGTTCGGCGCGCTCACGGGCGACCCGATGGGCGTTCTGGCATGGGCCAGCGCCCGCTATCTCGTCTACGGGTTCGCGTTTGCGGTCGGCGCGAGCGTCCTGAGCGGGCTGTACCCCGCGTGGAAGGCCGCAAACGAATCCCCCGTTGAGGCTCTCCGTGGTTGA
- a CDS encoding DUF7537 family lipoprotein — protein sequence MRRRPLLTVAVLGMLLFAGCAGLGNSPATTSEYPETVSITDDRIDRHAAALNDTSFTSVVAITQAGETSSRIEYRIDPDAQRYLQHSMNSFANTTVYTDRTRTQQRFQYGNQTRVTQSDQAVNVTSARRGVQPIATYVSPNATFERNGTHTFDGDEVMAYETAGTDALRHSFRNSTGANTTVTDFSGTVAVDDRGRIRQFTGEFEYTQGEQTMQTTLTATVRQLNDTDIEEPDWISK from the coding sequence ATGCGTCGTCGTCCACTCCTTACTGTCGCAGTACTCGGTATGCTACTGTTCGCCGGTTGCGCCGGCCTGGGTAACTCACCCGCAACGACATCCGAGTATCCGGAAACCGTGTCGATTACTGATGACCGGATTGACCGCCACGCGGCTGCGTTGAACGACACGAGCTTCACGTCCGTCGTTGCGATCACACAGGCTGGCGAGACTTCCTCTCGCATCGAATATCGGATCGACCCCGACGCCCAGCGGTATCTCCAGCATTCGATGAACTCGTTCGCTAACACGACCGTGTACACGGACCGGACCCGGACCCAACAGCGGTTCCAGTACGGCAATCAAACGCGTGTTACACAGTCTGACCAGGCTGTCAACGTCACGTCCGCACGTCGCGGCGTGCAACCGATCGCCACGTACGTGTCGCCAAATGCCACGTTCGAACGCAACGGAACCCACACGTTTGACGGCGATGAGGTGATGGCGTATGAGACCGCGGGCACCGACGCACTTCGGCACTCGTTCCGTAACTCGACGGGTGCAAACACCACGGTTACGGACTTTTCGGGTACCGTTGCCGTTGACGACCGCGGCCGAATTCGTCAGTTTACTGGCGAATTCGAGTACACGCAGGGCGAACAGACGATGCAAACGACGCTCACTGCGACCGTTCGCCAGCTCAACGACACCGATATCGAAGAACCCGACTGGATATCGAAGTGA